In Gouania willdenowi chromosome 17, fGouWil2.1, whole genome shotgun sequence, one DNA window encodes the following:
- the LOC114479062 gene encoding myomegalin isoform X6, whose amino-acid sequence MLDVKMKDTCRICGRELCGNQRRWIFHPTAKLNLQVLLSHALGRELSRDGRGEFACSKCTFMLDRMYRFDTVIARVEALSIERLQRLLQEKHRLRQCINGLYRKTNNSSEEEGGGAVVVTAPCDGMVDISGLTHAKYCALLQEDLVYSLYESWAEDGGGVDGHHHPHPPTTGSGSDATTASSHRCTPNTPRKCRGCSHLRVADSDYEAVCKVPRKLARSISCGPSTRYSASVAGGEADDESEEPEPASSITLVPGSEDQSRTSDSDRTLAGRASSSLSVASLETTEEFTQHGAFDDLMSELLSEEHMEPPAGPSSPGPDPSLSLTLCLLQSCSTYRPVQTSRGSRLPVLLRHRNGDAKPRLSPCRGRHHQTLDPPVIKLNAERDQDLNLGHMENLLEDVYRECPPPLPHQSLVEERQSQLSQYECVAGQCVSELHKAQLQVQSLQAKVDESETNNLKLQEKLDEMESELRLLRQAAQSSERTIQGLTESISTKDGETPAGEVGDALTLSRLQGELVGVQSSLFSLGLELEASQRSLRHSQRQGEDVFRFKDRLNSDLQEALQHREETEKHNQDLRCSLHKLRLELEAKEAQLKENEVQGLVAEQEKDRTIAQLQSSVQDKQRLLEEYSEMLELTRSSKPRDALLDKMRERIKERDKALERSIDEKFRTLEDHDAEVRSLQLALREKERDLERLRCILSNNEQTLTSVDAVLRAKELELEQAADAYRNLQWLRTQSEQEERHALTERDAIISQLQDALRTHSQETQALTAGRAPPSPGEAVEELKARLALKEKLIQELLSDRRRQSEERHAEVQELLNALGSKDQYLQDSSHRLSQVIAERTAQLQELRAQLSLREQELMELRREKEREKGEEGVQMRALIKEKEALIQELMQAQESQQEVKVLQEELQLLLKKDKEAQEELCALRSALAQQASHNTTTDHKVELDQLVSQYNQLNDALRTEKSLYQSLTHAHSSSSAHTLALHTELDSVQALRGQLDEVLSRARHTALTLQQRQPDFGELSSDEEEEEEGDDEEGSSEEFSDSIEDDNDEEEEEDHRASARPQESDGCVSGAQMRTLHSLREENQSLEEEEEEQMCPLVGGKRGPPCVSLSDEPGKRQCVRPSDTSSAGDGTEVDVLWQDIDEGLREQASRLTSDLALSQQENRDLLEKLMVSEATVQAQSEQLKDYRDLLTETSVQQASKQVQVDLQDLGYETCGRSENEAEREDTSSPEFDDLEMCTSLSHHQDGEGVGGGWLDPKRCGPSGDESALLHHLVQDLRSQLSRCHKVIRGLQIRVRSLSTTSDYASSLERTPCKVNWAFETSLAPSAAEEDEGWMSDTQGTVCGSKPSSELQELVSRVASLEAQLKNKGKAEEEKCPTWPDRKYNSLIQAQARELSHLRQRMREGQGVIHILSQHLGDTTKAFEELLRANDIDYYMGQSFREQLAHSSALVHRVGTKISSGESVENSEDKIGHELLTIRLSKELQQKDQIISSLHTKLQQRVETPSSCHALSETTEPSDRTSLASDEYQTNEDLDMCSDLDAGDFQHQEPEADVRPSSPSPSRHGFLTASSSCPNMLSSAFVPLSNQPGPVPFREPVRSSLSTPSGPGPRPRSLTVIAVRPELEMLYKRTNELNGGFSVSPSSKPLFELSNYSQLSHPAFQQYPLGGIIPPRHPMTCEPGRPVWDVGNTQTTRGGVNLMEEHLQEVRYLRQRLDESIRTNERLRQQLEEKLATVGREGGAATNIYIQGLDTVTQLSNEIRILKEENVALRSRLQSTSDTSEEVAQLRETLLSLRARVKQSELEAEQWKEELRRLQTHSQDQGQLLHTLRQERQDEQDNTNRLQHELSLLQQQLCESRRLVHSLQSELHVYDRVCSSSNTNKGYLCELPALPVELRELLQEVRSLRAQLQNSVQENSALKQLELHKQLEQKLGVASPRTPCLSALSASPQRENFCRRLLLHDPSPSPPVRDIGLFNCGSPGLPSYSDLEDNHSTANDALDPHSELEGEAPDGSFANRNGRHAVGHVDDYSALQQQVLEGRGLVHNMEATLEARLSPLLLEGRNKEQQVLDYECVRTLLSNTKTLRQILEESSSLLKMFWRAALPSSDPSVHSLKREQSMQEELLSLKLRVSEQEEVLKGTIQRLRSTSRSKESMEHFIVSQLSRTRDVMKKARTNLEKNELRLSSLSASSSSHCAAEDSGGPGGRRPAAGGRVLTALRKRSNQCLL is encoded by the exons ATGCTGGACGTGAAGATGAAGGACACGTGTCGTATCTGCGGCCGCGAGCTCTGCGGGAACCAGCGTCGGTGGATCTTCCATCCGACGGCCAAGCTCAACCTGCAGGTGCTGCTGTCGCACGCCCTGGGCCGCGAGCTGAGTCGCGACGGGCGCGGCGAGTTTGCCTGCTCAAAGTGCACCTTCATGCTGGACCGTATGTACCGCTTCGACACGGTCATCGCCCGCGTGGAGGCACTGTCAATCGAGCGGCTGCAGCGCCTCCTGCAGGAGAAGCACCGCCTCAGGCAGTGCATCAACGGACTTTACCGGAAGACCAACAACTCTAGCGAGGAGGAGGGTGGTGGCGCCGTGGTGGTGACGGCGCCGTGCGACGGCATGGTGGATATCTCGGGTCTGACCCACGCTAAATACTGCGCTCTGCTTCAGGAGGACTTGGTCTACTCTCTGTACGAGTCGTGGGCAGAAGACGGCGGCGGCGTGGACGGCCACCATCACCCTCACCCTCCTACTACTGGTTCTGGATCTGACGCTACGACTGCTAGCTCGCACCGCTGCACGCCCAACACGCCACGCAAGTGCCGGGGGTGTTCCCACCTGCGCGTGGCCGACTCCGACTATGAGGCCGTGTGCAAGGTTCCCAGGAAGCTAGCTCGTAGCATCTCCTGTGGACCCTCAACCAGATACTCGGCTAGCGTCGCTGGTGGAGAAGCAGATGACGAGTCTGAAGAACCAGAACCCGCATCCTCGATAACCCTGGTACCTGGTTCCGAGGATCAATCCAGGACCTCGGACAGCGACCGGACCCTGGCCGGACGGGCCAGCTCCAGCCTGTCGGTTGCTTCCCTGGAGACGACCGAGGAGTTCACTCAACATGGAGCGTTTGACGACCTGATGTCTGAGCTTCTGTCTGAGGAGCACATGGAACCCCCTGCTGGTCCAAGCTCTCCAGGACCAGATCCCAGCCTGTCCCTGACCCTGTGTCTGCTGCAGAGCTGCTCCACGTACCGGCCGGTCCAGACCTCCAGAGGCAGTAGGCTGCCCGTGCTCCTCAGACATAGGAATGGAGATGCTAAACCACGTCTGTCTCCATGTAGGGGTAGACATCACCAGACCCTGGACCCGCCTGTGATCAAACTGAACGCTGAGAGAGACCAGGACCTGAACCTGGGCCACATGGAGAACCTGTTGGAAGATGTATACAGAGAgtgtcctcctcctcttcctcatcag AGTCTCGTTGAAGAGCGCCAAAGTCAGCTGAGCCAGTACGAGTGTGTGGCGGGTCAGTGTGTGAGTGAACTGCACAAGGCTCAGCTACAGGTCCAGTCACTGCAGGCCAAAGTAGACGAGAGCGAGACCAACAACCTG aagCTTCAGGAGAAACTGGACGAGATGGAGAGTGAGCTGCGTTTGCTACGACAAGCGGCGCAGAGCAGCGAGCGCACCATCCAGGGCCTGACCGAGTCCATCAGCACCAAAGACGGagag ACTCCTGCAGGTGAAGTGGGCGACGCCCTGACTCTGTCCCGGCTGCAGGGTGAGCTGGTGGGCGTGCAGAGCTCGCTGTTCTCGCTAGGCCTGGAGCTGGAGGCGAGCCAAAGGAGTCTGAGGCACAGCCAGAGGCAGGGAGAGGATGTGTTCAGGTTCAAAGACAGACTGAACTCTGACCTACAGGAAGCCCTGCAGCACAGGGAGGAGACGGAGAAGCACAACCAG GACCTGCGCTGCTCTCTACACAAGCTTCGGTTGGAGTTGGAGGCTAAAGAAGCCCAGCTGAAGGAGAACGAGGTCCAGGGACTCGTAGCAGAGCAGGAGAAGGACCGGACTATCGCTCAGCTACAGAGTTCTGTGCAGGACAAGCAGCGACTGCtggag GAGTATTCTGAGATGCTGGAGTTGACGAGAAGCTCCAAACCACGAGATGCTTTGTTGGACAAGATGAGAGAACGTATTAAAGAGCGAGACAAAGCTCTGgag CGCTCCATCGATGAAAAGTTTCGCACTCTAGAGGATCACGACGCTGAGGTGAGGAGCCTGCAGCTCGCGCTCAGGGAAAAGGAGCGTGACCTGGAGAGGCTGCGCTGCATCCTGTCCAACAACGAGCAGACGCTCACG AGTGTGGACGCTGTGCTGAGAGCTAAGGAGCTGGAGCTGGAGCAGGCGGCCGACGCCTACAGGAACCTTCAGTGGCTCAGGACGCAGAGCGAGCAGGAGGAGAGACACGCTCTGACAGAGAGAGACGCCATCATCAGCCAGCTGCAGGACGCCCTGCGCACACACAGCCAGGAGACTCAg GCGCTGACGGCTGGCCGTGCTCCGCCCAGTCCGGGCGAGGCCGTGGAGGAGCTGAAGGCTCGCCTGGCGCTGAAAGAGAAACTGATCCAGGAGCTGCTGTCGGACCGACGCCGTCAGTCAGAGGAACGCCACGCTGAGGTCCAGGAGCTGCTGAACGCGCTGGGATCTAAAGATCAGTACCTGCAG GACTCCTCCCACAGGCTGTCCCAGGTGATCGCTGAGCGCACTGCACAGCTGCAGGAGCTCCGTGCACAGCTGTCGCTACGGGAACAGGAGCTGATGGAGCTGAGGAgggagaaggagagagagaaaggagaaGAGGGCGTCCAGATGAGGGCGCTGATCAAAGAGAAGGAAGCTCTCATACAG GAGTTGATGCAGGCACAGGAGAGCCAGCAGGAGGTCAAGGTTCTGCAGGAggagctgcagctgctgctgaagAAGGACAAAGAAGCTCAG GAGGAACTCTGTGCTCTGCGCTCAGCTTTGGCTCAACAAGCGTCGCACAACACGACAACAGATCACAAA gttGAACTGGATCAGCTAGTGTCCCAGTACAACCAGCTGAACGACGCCCTGAGAACAGAGAAGAGTTTATATCAGAGTCTGACCCACGCTCACAG CAGCAGCTCAGCACACACCCTGGCCCTCCACACAGAGTTAGATTCTGTTCAGGCGCTGCGTGGGCAGCTGGATGAGGTCCTGTCCAGGGCGCGGCACACGGCGCTGACGCTGCAGCAAAGACAGCCTGACTTTGGAG AGCTCAGCAgtgacgaggaggaggaggaggagggagatgATGAAGAGGGCAGCAGTGAAGAGTTCTCAGACAGCATAGAGGATGataatgatgaggaggaggaggaggaccacAGAGCTTCAGCAAGACCACAGGAGAGTGATGGATGTGTTTCTGGGGCTCAGATGAG AACTCTGCACAGCCTGAGGGAGGAAAACCAGagcctggaggaggaggaagaggagcagaTGTGTCCTCTGGTGGGGGGAAAGCGAGGCCCTCCATGTGTGAGTCTGAGCGACGAGCCTGGAAAGAGACAGTGTGTGAGGCCCAGTGACACG AGTTCTGCTGGCGATGGGACAGAGGTGGACGTGCTCTGGCAGGACATAGACGAGGGTCTCCGTGAGCAGGCGTCTcgtttgacctctgacctggcTCTGAGCCAGCAGGAGAACAGGGACCTGCTGGAGAAGCTGATGGTGTCTGAGGCCACGGTTCAGGCTCAGTCTGAGCAGTTGAAGGACTACAGAGACCTGCTCA CAGAGACGTCCGTCCAACAGGCCAGTAAACAAGTCCAGGTGGACCTCCAGGACCTGGGCTACGAGACGTGTGGACGCAGTGAGAAcgaagcagagagagaagacACCAGCAGTCCAG AGTTTGACGACCTGGAGATGTGCACGTCTCTGTCCCATCACCAGGACGGGGAGGGTGTGGGTGGGGGCTGGTTGGATCCAAAGCGCTGTGGTCCCAGCGGTGATGAGTCAGCACTTCTTCATCATCTGGTCCAGGACCTGCGCTCTCAGCTCAGCCGCTGCCATAAAGTGATCAGAGGTCTGCAGATAAGAGTCCGTTCTCTGTCCACCACCAGTGACTACGCCTCCAGCCTGGAGCGCACACCCTGCAAG GTGAACTGGGCTTTTGAGACGTCTCTGGCTCCCAGCGCTGCAGAGGAAGATGAAGGATGGATGTCTGACACTCAGGGGACCGTGTGTGGGTCCAAGCCCAGCTCGGAGCTCCAGGAGCTGGTGTCACGTGTGGCGTCTCTGGAGGCTCAGCTGAAGAATAAAGGCAAAGCAGAGGAGGAGAAATGTCCCACGTGGCCTGA CAGGAAGTACAACTCCCTGATCCAGGCCCAGGCTCGAGAGCTGTCCCACCTGAGGCAGAGGATGAGGGAAGGCCAGGGAGTGATTCACATCCTCAGCCAACACCTGGGAGACACTACCAAG GCCTTTGAGGAGCTGCTGAGAGCCAACGACATCGACTACTACATGGGTCAGAGCTTCAGAGAACAACTGGCTCACAGCTCTGCTCTGGTACACAGAGTAGGAACCAAGATCAGCTCAG GAGAATCTGTGGAGAACTCTGAGGATAAAATAGGACACGAGTTACTCACCATAAG GTTGAGTAAAGAGCTTCAGCAAAAAGATCAAATCATCTCGTCGCTGCACACGAAGCTCCAGCAGCGTGTGGAGACGCCGTCCAGCTGCCACGCCCTCTCAGAGACCACCGAGCCCTCAGACAGGACCTCACTGGCATCGGACGAGTACCAAACCAATGAGGACCTGGACATGTGCTCCGATTTAGACGCTGGAGACTTTCAGCACCAGGAGCCAGAAGCAGatg TCCGTCCATCCTCTCCATCTCCATCTCGTCATGGCTTCCTCACGGCGTCCAGCAGTTGTCCCAACATGCTCTCCTCTGCCTTTGTGCCTTTGAGCAATCAGCCCGGCCCAG TCCCGTTCAGGGAGCCTGTCCGCTCATCCCTGTCCACACCCTCTGGTCCGGGGCCCCGGCCCAGGTCTCTGACAGTGATCGCTGTGCGGCCGGAGCTGGAGATGTTGTACAAACGCACAAATGAGCTCAACGGGG GATTTTCAGTTTCTCCGTCCTCCAAGCCTCTGTTCGAGCTTTCAAACTATAGCCAGCTTTCCCATCCTGCCTTTCAACAATACCCGCTGGGTGGGATTATTCCACCGAGACACCCAATGACGTGTGAGCCAGGGCGGCCGGTGTGGGACGTGGGAAACACGCAGACAACACGAGGAG GAGTGAATCTGATGGAGGAGCACCTACAGGAGGTGAGATATCTGCGTCAGCGTTTGGACGAGTCCATCAGAACCAACGAGAGGCTCAGGCAACAGCTGGAGGAGAAACTGGCAACCGTTGGAAGGGAAGGAG GTGCAGCTACAAACATCTACATCCAGGGTCTGGACACAGTGACTCAGCTGTCCAATGAGATCCGGATCCTGAAGGAGGAGAACGTGGCTCTGAGGTCCCGCCTCCAGTCCACCTCAG aCACGAGTGAGGAGGTGGCTCAGCTGCGTGAGACGCTGTTGTCATTGCGTGCACGTGTGAAACAGAGCGAGCTGGAGGCGGAGCAATGGAAGGAGGAGCTGAGACGTCTACAGACTCACAGTCAGGACCAAGGACAGCTCCTCCACACGCTGAGACAGGAGAGACAGGACGAGCAGGACAACACCAACag gctACAACACGAGCTGTCTCTGCTGCAGCAGCAGTTGTGTGAGAGCAGACGACTCGTTCACTCTCTGCAGAGCGAGTTACACGTCTACGACCGCGTCTGCTCCAGCTCCAACACCAACAAAG gctATCTGTGTGAGTTGCCGGCTCTCCCTGTGGAGCTCAGGGAACTCCTGCAGGAGGTGAGGAGTCTCAGAGCTCAGCTCCAGAACAGCGTACAGGAGAACAGCGCCCTGAAACAGCTGGAGCTGCACAAACAGCTGGAGCAGAAACTGGGTGTGGCCTCTCCACGCACCCCCTGTCTGAGCGCGCTCAGTGCCAGCCCTCAGAGGGAGAACTTCTGCAGGCGTCTGCTGCTTCACG ATCCATCTCCGTCCCCTCCTGTCAGAGACATTGGTTTGTTTAACTGTGGATCTCCTGGTCTTCCTTCTTATTCAGACCTGGAGGACAACCACAGCACTGCTAATG ACGCCCTGGACCCTCACTCTGAGCTGGAGGGAGAAGCTCCCGACGGGTCGTTCGCAAACCGTAACGGGCGCCACGCGGTGGGTCACGTGGACGACTACAGCGCCCTGCAACAGCAGGTCCTGGAGGGCCGAGGCCTCGTGCACAACATGGAGGCCACGCTGGAGGCCCGTCTGAGCCCCCTGCTGCTGGAGGGAAGGAACAAAGAGCAG